In the genome of Actinomadura luzonensis, the window CGGCGTTGCCGACGTTGATCGTGATGCCGTAGTAGCCGAGGCCGCCGCCGGAGACGACGCTGAGGCCGGGGTCGCTCTGCACGCTCTTGACGGTCGTGGTGGCGAGGTTGTCGCCGACCTGGACGTCGCCGGACTTGAGGTTCGCGGCCCGGACGTTCGGGTCGACGATGATCCTGTATACGAGCTTGTCGAGCTTGACCTTGGCGGCGTCGTAGTAGTCGGCCGACTTCTCCAGCGTGATCTCGTTGCCGGAGGTGCGGCTGACGAACTTGAACGGGCCCACGCAGACGGGGCTCGCGCCGAAGTTGTCGCCCGCCGCGTCCAGCGCCTTCGGCGACATGATCATGCCGGCCCGGTCGGCGAGCTGCGCGGTCAGCGGCGTGAACGCCTGCGACAGCGTCAGCCGCACGGTCGCCGGGTCGACCGCGGTGACCTTGGTGACGGCGGCGAGGTCGGCCTGGCGGGCGGACTTCTCCCAGGTGCGGTGGCGGTCGAGCGACTTCTTGACGGCCGCGGCGTCCAGCGGGGTGCCGTCGTTGAACTTCACGCCCGCGCGCAGCTTGATCGTCACCTCCCTGCCGTCGCCGGAGACCTCGGGCAGGGCGGCGGCGAGCTGGGGGACCAGCGCCGACTTCGCGTCGATGTCGTAGAGCTTCTCGCACATGTTCACGAACACCTCGCGGCCGACCAGGGTGGTCGAGACGCTCGGGTCGAGGGCGTCGGGGTCGGCGCTGAGCGCGACGGTCAGCGTGCCGCCGGCCTTGACCGGCCGGTTGTCGGCCGAGGCGTCGGCTATGGAGGGCGGGGCGGCGGGCGCCGAGGCGGTGCCGCCGCCTCCGCCGCACGCGGTCAGGGCAAGGGGGAGGACGGCGAGCGCCGCGACGAGCCTGGGGGACGGTCTCATGGGAGCCTCCGGTGGAAGGTTTAGGAGACTGTATACAAGAACCGGCGTTTCC includes:
- a CDS encoding ABC transporter substrate-binding protein: MRPSPRLVAALAVLPLALTACGGGGGTASAPAAPPSIADASADNRPVKAGGTLTVALSADPDALDPSVSTTLVGREVFVNMCEKLYDIDAKSALVPQLAAALPEVSGDGREVTIKLRAGVKFNDGTPLDAAAVKKSLDRHRTWEKSARQADLAAVTKVTAVDPATVRLTLSQAFTPLTAQLADRAGMIMSPKALDAAGDNFGASPVCVGPFKFVSRTSGNEITLEKSADYYDAAKVKLDKLVYRIIVDPNVRAANLKSGDVQVGDNLATTTVKSVQSDPGLSVVSGGGLGYYGITINVGNAAGSTEKPGPVDTALARSPQLREAFELALDRDLINKTVYNGLHEVDCYPVPVDSPYRAPGLTCPKRDLAKARQLVRASGVPTPIPVTVTSPNDATNVRLAQVIQQMTKEAGFNVSVQTAEFVSTLEQGKSGKFDVVLNGWSGRVDPDGNLTNLVTTRGSNNYSGMSDPGIDDPIKQAAAESDPAERAALYAAAMRKAAELRGVLYLYHNKYYLGMSRKVAGVQYFKDGLPRFVTAGYAA